The Streptomyces sp. NBC_01439 genome contains the following window.
TCCGGGCCGTCGGACTGGTGGTCCACTGCCGACGTCCTGCTCTCGGCAGTTCAGATCGTCAGGCACCCGCCGACGGTCTTCCGCACTCGGAGATTGAAGAAAAACCCCTCCATGCAGAACGCAGCAGCCCCGGCACGCGACGCGGCCGACCGGCCGGTACCCGTGCTGTCCGTCGTCATCCCGATCTACAACGAGCAGGAGGCCCTGCCCCTGACCGTGGCGCGCCTGCGTCCGATCTTGGACGGCATGGGGATCAGCTACGAGGTCGTCGGCATCGACGACGGTAGCACCGACGCCACTCCGATGATCATGCAGAAGATCCGCCAGGAGTGGCCCGAGCTGCGCATCGTGCGCTTCGCCCGCAACTCCGGACACCAGGCCGCGCTGACCGCCGGCATCCACCGGGCCCACGGCGAGTACGTCGTGAGCATCGACGCCGATCTCCAGGACCCGCCGGAGAAGATCGTCGAGATGTACGAGCTGGCCCGCGAGAAGAACCTGGACATCGTCTACGGCGTCCGCGGCGACCGCGGCACCGACACCTTCTTCAAGCGGCGCACGGCCGGCGTCTACTACTGGCTGATGCGCAAGCTCGTCGGCAAGAACATGCCCAACCAGGCCGGCGACTTCCGCCTGCTCAGCCGGGCCGCCGTCGACGCGCTCAAGTCCCTGCCCGAGCACCAGCCGGTCTACCGGCTGCTCGTGCCGTGGCTCGGATTCAGCAGCGGCGAGGTCGTCTACGTCCGTGAGGAGCGGGTCGCGGGCAGCACCCACTACCCGCTGTCCAAGATGATCCGCCTGGCCCTGGACAGCATCACCAACTTCTCCGCCAGCCCGCTGCGGCTCGCCACCTGGCTCGGCCTGCTGAGCTTCGTGATCTGCTTCGGCCTGGGGATCTACACCACCGTCCAGTACGCGCTCGGCGCGACCGTCCCCGGCTGGGCCTCGCTGTTCATCGGCATGGTCTTCCTCGGCGGCGTCCAGCTCGTCTGCGTCGGCCTCCTCGGCGAGTACATAGGCCGGATCTACTCCGCCGTGCAGGCCCGGCCCGCCTACTTCGTCGGCTACGACTCCGCCGAGGACACCGCGGCCGCCGAGCACGACCAGCGCGTCGCCGAATACGCGGCCTGACCCCGGCGCCCCGGACCGGGGCGCTCCCGGCCGGCCCCGTCCGGGGCCGGCCGACGCACAGCAGGTAGGGAAGACACCGAACACATGGGTACAACTGGCAGCGTCGCGCCCGAGCGGACCGGCCCCGGGGCGCGGCCGCTGAGCGGCTCGTCCCCGTCCCTCAGGAGCGACCGGCCCGGACCGCACGCGTTCTGGCGCTTCCTGCCGGCGGCCGCCGCGTACCTCCTCCTGGTCTCCCTGCTGTTGGCCTCGGACACCACGCCCAGCGACGTCGCCCGGTACACCTTCTACGTGCTCTGGGGCGTCATGCTCCCCGGCACGCTGGTCTTCCGGGCGCTTCGCCGACGGCCGCACACGCTGATCGAGGATCTCGCCTTCGGTGCGGTCCTCGGCCTCGTCCTGGAACTGGCCGCCTGGGCGGTCCTCGTCGGGGCGGGCGCCCAGGCGCTCGCCCTCGCGTGGCCGCTCGCCGTGGTGATCCCCTTCGCGGCCGTGCCGAAGCTCCGCCGGCACTGGCGTCCGCGCGGGTACACCAGCCCGTCGCTCGGCTGGTCCTGGTCGCTCTCCGGGGCGGTGATGCTCAGCAGCGTCTACTTCCACCAGGTCTTCCTGTCCCTGTATCCGGTGATCCCGGACAAGGAGAACAGCAGGCTGTTCAATGACATGCCGTACCTGCTGTCGCTCGCCGCGAACGCGAAGCACAACGTCCCGCTGACCTTCCCCCAGGCTTCCGGCGAGCCCCTGCACTACCACTGGTTCACCTTCGCCCACATGGCGATGACCGACATGGTCGGTCACATCGACCTCGCGGTGGTCGAGTCCAGGCTCATGGTCCCCGCGCTGGCGGCGCTCGGCATGGTGATCGCCGCCGTGGTGGCCCACCGGCTCATCGGGCGGGCCTGGGCGGGGCCGCTGGCCGCGCTGCTGGTCTTCGCGGTCGCCGAGTTCACCGCCGTCTACCCCAACCCCGTGCCCACCTGGACCTTCGGCGCCCCCGCCGTCCGGCTGATGTCCTGGTCCAGCCTCTCCCTGACGTACAGCCAGCCACTGCTGATCGCGCTGATGGGGGTCATCGGCGACGCGCTGCGCAGGAGTCGCAAGGAGGGCCCGTCAGCCGCGGACGGCGAGGGCGCCGACCGGGTCCCGTCCTTCGGCCGCGAGGTGTACGTCCTCGTCGCGCTGTTCGCCCTGGCCTCCACTGCGGCCAAGGCGAGCACCCTGCCCGTCACCCTGGCCGGCCTGGCCCTGACCGGCTTCGTCCTGCTGATCACCACCCGGCGCATCCCGTGGCAGGTGGTCGGGCTGGGCGCGATCCTCGGCGGTGCCCAGCTCTTCGCGACGGCGGTCATATTCAACTTCGAGAGCTACGGGCTGGAGATCATCCCGTTCGGCAACATCCGCGGCTACTGGGCGGATCAGGGGAACCTGCGCTCACCGGCGTTCCAAGCCCTCGTCGTCGTGGGCACGCTGGTCGCCTTCCTGCTCAACCACCAGCTGAAGCTGCTCGGCATGATCCCGTTGATCTCGAAGCGGCGCTTCCGGCTGGAACCCGTCCAGTGGTTCCTGCTCGGCGCCTCCGTGGCGGGGCCGTGTGCCTACCTGGCCGTCAACGGCTACAACGCCAGTTACTTCACGCTCGCCTCGCTGCCCTTCGGGGCCGTGCTCTCGGCCTGGGGCTTCTGCGAGACCTTCGAACGCGCTTCGCTCGGCGCGCGGGGCAAGGCCGCACTCGCCTTCGGCGTGCTCGCCTTCTCCGCGCTGCTCACCTTCGGGATCTACCGCTACTCCGGCCGCTGGTCGTCCTACGTGCTGCGGCTCGCCGGCGACGCGGGGCGCAAGGGCACCTCCTACTCCGTGCTGTTGCCCGCGCTCGCGCTGGCCGCGGCACTGGCCCTGGCCGCCCTGGTCGGCGCGGTCCTGTGGCGGCTCGGCGGCCGGGCGTGGCCCGCGCTGCGCGGCCGCGGCGCGATCGTCCTGCTGGCCGCCGCCCTCACGGCCGGCACCCCGGGTCTCTTCCACGACGTCCTGCAGTCCCGGGAATCCCTGTGGTCGTTCTCCTACGTCATGCCCCGCTCGCACGTGCAGGCGGCGCGCTGGATCCGCGCCCACAGCGAGCCGTCGGACGTGCTGGCCACCAACAGTCACTGCTGGCAGGTGGAGGGGCCGCTGCCCCCAGGGGCGAAGTGCGAAGAAAACACCCGCTCCCAGTGGCTCAGCGCGTTCTCCGAGCGGTCGGTGCTGATCGAGGGCTGGGGCTACGCGCCGCGGGCCATGGCCCTGTCGGGCGGCGGGGCCGCCTACTACGGCCCCTTCTGGGACCAGGAACTGTTCCGGTTCAACGAGGACGCCGTCTACCGGCCGACGCCCGAGATCCTGCGCCGGCTCCACGACCGGTACCACGTCCGCTACATCGTGGCGCACCGCCCGTCGGGCGCCGAGTCGCCGCTCCTGGCCGACCTCGCGAAGAAGGTCTACGACAACGGTCGGCTGGCGGTGTACGAGCTGTCCTGACGGGCTCGCAGACACCGCCGGAGGCCCGGGGTCCGCACAGGCGTCACGCCTGCGGGGACCCCGGGTCTTCGCCGTCCTCGTGTTCCCGTACCCCGGACCGGGACCCGGCCACGCGCCGCAGCCGGGGGTGGCGGGCCGCCCCCTGTTCGGTGATGGCGTCGCCGACCATGGCCCGGACCGCGTCCCGCATCCCGTGCAGGGGGTGGTGGCGGGCGGGTCCGGCGCCGGGGTCGGTGCGGAGTTCCTTCACCAGGGCCCAGCAGAGCAGCATCATGACGATGACGAAGGGCAGCGCGACCAGGATGGTGGCGGTCTGCAGGGACTTCAGGCCGCCCGCGACGAGGAGCACCGCGGCGACGGCGGCCATCAGCACGCCCCAGGTGACGACGAGCCAGGTGCACGGGTTGAGGGAGCCGCGGCTGGTGAGCGAACCCATCACCAGCGAGGCCGAGTCGGCGCTGGTGACGAAGTAGGTCATGACCAGGACCATGGCGACCCACGAGGTGACCGCGGAGAGCGGCAGGGCGTCCAGCATCGCGAAGAGCGAGGCCTCCGTACCGTCCTTGATCTCGGCGGCGAAGTCGACGGCGCCGGTGGAGTCGAGGCGGATGGCGGTGCCGCCCATGACGCAGAACCAGATGACGGTGGCCCCGCTGGGGACGAGCAGCACGCCGATGAGGAACTCGCGGATGGTGCGGCCGCGCGAGATGCGGGCGATGAAGGTGCCGACGAAGGGGGCCCAGGAGAGCCACCAGGCCCAGTAGAAGATCGTCCACGCGCCGAGCCACTTGGAGTCGGTGAAGGCGCCGGTGCGGCTGGCCATGGGCACCAGCTCGCTCAGGTACCCGCCGACACCGGCGGGGATCACGTCGAGGATGTAGACGGTGGGGCCGAGCACGAAGACGAAGAGCATCAGGGTGGCGGCGAGCACGATGTTGATGGTGCTGAGCCACTTCACCCCCTTGTGCAGGCCGGAGAAGGCGGAGAGGACGAAGGCCGCCGAGAGCGAGCCGATGATGACCAGTTCGACGGTGACGGAGTCCTCGATGCCGGTGGTGAGGCTGAGCCCCTTGGAGACCTGGAGCGCGCCGAGGCCGAGGCTGGTGGCGGTGCCGAAGACGGTGGCGAAGACGGCCAGAAGGTCGACGGCCTTGCCGGGCCGGCCGTTGGCCCGCTGCTCGCCGATCAGGGGGACGAAGGCGGAGCTGAAGCGGTTGCCGCGGCCCTTGCGGAAGGTCGCGTAGGCCAGGGCGAGGCCGGCGATGCCGTAGATCGCCCAGGGGGTGAGGGTCCAGTGGAAGAAGGAGTACTCCATGGCCGCGAGGGCGGCGGCGCCGGTGCGGGGGGCCGCCCCGGAGGCCGGGGGTGGGGCCAGGTAGTGGGTGAGCGGCTCCCCCACCCCGTAGAACATCAGGCCGATGCCCATCCCGGCACTGAACATCATCGCGATCCACGCGAGGTTGGTGAACTCGGGCTCGGAGTCGTCGGCGCCGAGGCGGATCCGGCCGAACCGGCTGATCGCGAGGACGACGCACATGACGAGGAAGACGTCGGCGGCGATCACGAACAGCCAGGCGAAGTTGCCCAGCACCCAGGAGAGCGCGGTGCTCGACGCCGTGTCGAAGGAGTCCCCGGCCAGGGCCGCCCAGGCGACGACGGCCAGCACGGCGATCACACCCACGGTGACGACGGCATGGTCGGGCGCGCCGTCCGAGGGGCCGCCGGACCCGCCTCCCGGGGTGTCCGGACGTGGCTGTTCCAGTGATTCCGCGCTCATGCGGCCACACTATGCAGGCGTATATCCCTATTTAGGCGCATGGTGCGCCGGGTGTGGCCCAGGCCACTCATGGGCATAGGAGGATCCTCCGGATAAGCTCATGGCGGCGCGACTGCACTGTTCGATAGCAAGGGATAGCAAAGGTGACGGACGGAGCAGTAACTGAGGCCGCGCGCGTACTCATCGCCGCGGACAAATTCAAGGGCTCGCTCACGGCCGTTCAGGTCGCGGAGCGGGTGACGGCCGGTCTTCGCAGGGCCGTACCGGACCTGGAGATCGAGACCCTCCCCGTCGCGGACGGCGGCGACGGAACGGTCGCGGCAGCCGTGGCAGCGGGCTTCGAGCGCAGGGAGGTACGGGTCACCGGACCCCTCGGCGACCAGGTCACGGCCGCCTTCGCGCTGCGCGGGGGCACCGCGGTGGTCGAGATGGCGGAGGCCTCCGGGCTGCAGCTGCTGCCGGCGGGCACTTTCGCCGCGCTGACGGCGACCACGTACGGCTCGGGCGAGCTGCTCAAGGCCGCGCTGGACGCGGGCGCGCGCTCGATCGTCTTCGGCGTGGGCGGCAGTGCCACCACCGACGGCGGCGCCGGCATGCTGGCCGCGCTGGGCGCCGTGTTCCTGGATGCGAACGGCGAACCGGTCGGTCCGGGTGGCGGTGCGCTGGCCAAGCTGGCCTCCGCCGACCTGTCCGGCGTCGACCCGCGCTTCGCGGAGGTGGAGTTCGTCCTCGCGAGCGACGTGGACAACCCGCTGACCGGCCCGAAGGGCTGCGCCGCGGTGTACGGCCCGCAGAAGGGTGCGTCGCCCGAGGACGTGGCGACGCTCGACGCGGCGCTGGCGCACTTCGCGGTGGTGCTGGAGAAGTCGATCGGCGCGAAGGCCGCCGAGTGCGCGGTACTCCCGGGTGCCGGTGGTGCGGGCGGCATCGGCTACGGGGCCCTGCTGCTCGGCGCGGCGTTCCGTCCGGGCATCGAACTGATGCTGGACGTGCTGGGCTTCGCCCCCGCGCTGGAGCGGGCCACGCTGGTCATCACCGGTGAGGGCTCCCTGGACGAGCAGACCCTGCACGGCAAGGCCCCGGCGGGCGTCGCGGCCGCGGCGCGCGCGGCGGGCAAGCCCGTGGTGGCCGTCTGCGGCCGGCTACTGCTGACCCAGGAGGCGCTGGAAGGGGCCGGCATCCGCAAGGCGTACCCGCTCACGGACCTGGAGCCCGACCCGGCCAAGTCCATCCCGAACGCGGGTCCCCTGCTGGAGCAGGTCGCGGCCAACATCGCCGCCGACGTGCTCTGATCCGGCCGTCTGCCCGGACCCCGCATCTCAGCCTCGCCAGGGGGTACCTCCCAGCGGTAGCTGGGGGAGTTTGAGGCGCGGGTCCGGGCGGAGCCCGGAGGCCGTCGGTGCTGCCGGCGAGGCTGAATTCGGGCGGGGCTACCGCAGAAGGTCGGCCGTGGTGACCACGCGGGCGAAACCGCCGCCCTCGAGGTTCACCGCGGTGGCGGTGGCGAGTTCGTCCGCCGTCAGGGCGAGGCCCGCCGGCCCGGCGAGGTCGAAGGTGTGCGTGGCGTCGAGCGGGACGAGCACGTCATAGCCCAGGTTCCCCGCCATCCGGGCCGTGGTCTCGACGCACATGTTGGTCTGGATGCCGACCAGCACCAGCTGGCCGATGCCCCGGGCCTTCAGCCAGTCGGCCAGGTCCGGGGTGCCGTAGAAGGCCGAGTTCACCGTCTTGGTGACCACCAGGGCCCCCTGGCTCCGCTTCTCCACCAGGTCCTTGAAGGCGTGGCCGGGGTGGTCGGCGGCGAGGACCGAACCCGGCTGCACGGAGGCGTGCCGGACCAGGACCACCGGGCGGCCGGCCGCCTGCCAGGCGTCCATCAGGGCCGCGATGTTGTCCTCGGCCGCAGGATTGTTGCGGGGCCCCCAGAAGGACTCCTCGTCGAAGCCCTTCTGCACGTCGATGACCAGCAGGGCACTGTTGGGGGCGATCTCGATCGCGGTCGTCGTCATGGCTCCATGCTGTCCGCCGGGCCGCCGGCCCGACAGCGCCCTCGAGGCCCCGTACCGATGGGATCCTGCCAGCCTGGCAGTTCTGGCCGCCTGGCAGACTGGCCGGATGCGCCGTGTCGCGATCGTCGTCCAGCCCGGTATCCGCAGCTTCGACCTCGCCGTCATCACCGAGGTCTGGGGCCCCAACCGCAGCCGCGCCGGGGTGCCGGGCTTCGAGCTGCGCCGGTGCGCCCTGGAGCCCGGTCCGATCCCGCTGCCCGGCGGCCTGACCCTGGCCCCCGACCGGGGACTGGACTGGCTGGCGACCGCGGACCTGGTCGTCGTACCGGCGCTGGCCGAGCCGGCCGATCCGACGCCCGCGCCGGTCCTCGCCGCCCTGCGCGAAGCGCACGGCCGGGGCGTGCCGGTCGCCGCCTTGTGTGCCGGGGCGTTCATCCTGGCGGAGGCCGGTCTACTGGAGGGCCGCCGGGCGGTCACCCACTGGTGGCTGGCCCCGCAGCTCGCCGCCCGCTATCCGGGGATCGTGGTCGAGGACGCCCCGCTCTACGTCGAGGACGGCGGGCTGTGGACCTCCGCCGGGGTGGCCTCCGGGATCGACCTGTGCCTGCACCTCGTCCGGGAGGCGCACGGCGCCGAGGCCGCCGCCGCCATCGCCCGCTCCATGGTGACCGGCCCCTTCCGCACCGGGGACCACGCCCAGTACCTGGACCGGCCCGTCCCGGCCGCGGACCGGACGGCCGAGGCGCTGGCCGCCGTACGGGCGCGCGCCCTGCGTTCGCTGCACGAGCCCCTGTCCGTGGCGACCATGGCCGGCTGGGCCGGGATGTCCCCGCGGTCCTTCGCCCGGCACTTCACCGCCGCCACCGGCACCACCCCGCACCGGTGGCTGCTGGGCCACCGGCTGGACGCGGCCCGCAAGCTGCTGGAACGCACCGACCATCCGGTGCCGGAAGTGGCCCGGCGGGCCGGTTTCGCCAGTGAGGTCACCTTCCGCCAGCACTTCACCGCGTGCGTCGGCCTCGGCCCGCGCGCGTACCGGGCGGCCTCCTGTGCACCAGCAGCCGCACCAAACCCTCCGGACAGTGTTAGAAAGGGCTCATGACCGGACGTTTTGGTCGCCAGCCGACCGGGTGGGGCTCGCGCCTGTTCGCGCGGCTGTCCCGGTGGGCACACAGCGTCGCCGGTCAGGTCTTCGCCCTCCAGGCGATGATCGTCCTCCTGCTGATCGCCGCTGCGGCCGCGGCCCTGGTGTTCCAGGCCCGGTACGACAGCGAACGCGACGCCCGCCACCGCGCGCTCACGGCGGCCGAGTCCTTCGCGCACTCCCCCGGTATCGCGGCGGCACTGCTCTCGACGGATCCGACTGCCCTGCTCCAACCGCTGGCCGAGGCCGCCCGCCGGGGCTCGGGCGTCGACTTCATCGCCGTCATGAACACCGCCGGGATCCGCTACACCGACTCGCGCCCCGAGCTGATCGGCAAGCGGGCCACCGGTGACCTCAGCCGCGCCCTCGCCGGACGTGCCTTCACGGAGACCTTCCGGGGCGAGCCGAGCGATGCCGTCCGGGCCGTCGTCCCGATCCGCAATGCCGACGGCGTCGTCATCGGCCTGGTCGGCACCGGCATAGACGTCGAGAACGTCTCCCAGGTCGTCGAGGGCCAGCTCCCGCTCCTGCTCGGGGCGGCCGCGGGAGCCCTGCTGCTCGGCACCGGTGGCGCCGCCCTGGTCAGCCGCCGGCTGCGGCGCCAGACCCGCGGCCTGGGCGCCGCCGAGATGAGCCGGATCAACGAGCACCACGAAGCCGTCCTGCACGCCGTCCGCGAGGGCGTGGTCATCATCGACGCCGACCAGCGGCTCGTCCTGGCCAACGACGAGGCCCGCCGGCTGCTCGACCTGCCGCCCGCCCCCGAGAACCGGCACGTCACCGAGCTCGGCCTCGACCCGCGCACCGCCGAACTGCTCGCCTCCGGCCAGGTGGTGACGGACCACGTGCACCTGGCGGGCGACCGGCTGCTCGCCGTCAACGTACGGCCCACCGCGCAGTACAAGGGCATGTCCACCGGCAGCGTCGTGACCCTGCGCGACTCCACCGAGCTCGCCGCGCTCTCCGGCCGGGCCGCGGTCGCCCGTGGTCGGCTCCAGCTGCTCTACGACGCCGGCGTGCGGATCGGCACCACCCTGGACGTGGTGCGGACCGCCGAGGAGCTGTCGGAGGTCGCCGTCCCCCGGTTCGCGGACTTCGTCACGGTGGAACTGCTGGAGCCGGTGCTGCACGGTGACGAACCCTCCTTGGTCACCGGCATCTACACGGAGATGCGCCGGGCCGCCATCACCGGCGTGCGGGCCGACTCGCCCCTCCAGCCGGTCGGCGACATCATCCGGTTCGTCTTTCCGACGGCCCCGATGGCGGCGGCCCTGGACGCCGGGCACGCGGTGCTCGCGGCCGATCTGAACGCGGCCATGGGCTGGCGGGCCCAGGACTCCCAGGGCACCCGGGTGGCGCTCGACTACGGGCTGCACTCGCTGATCTGCGTACCGCTCCAGGCCCGGGGCGTGGTCCTGGGCATGGCCAACTTCTGGCGGGCCGCCGACACCCCGGACGCCTTCGACGAGGAGGACCGGTCCTTCGCGGCGGAGCTGGGTGCGCGCGCCGCCGTCTCCATCGACAACGCCCGCCGCTTCACCCGCGAGCACGCGATGGCCGTGACGCTCCAGCGCAGCCTCCTGCCCCGGGTGCTGCCCGCCCAGAACGCCGTGCACGTCGCCTCCCGCTACCTGCCCGCGAAGGCGGGGGTCGGCGGGGACTGGTTCGACGTGATCCCGCTGCCGGGCGGCCGGGTGGCGCTGGTCGTCGGCGATGTCGTCGGCCACGGGGTGCACGCCGCGGCCACCATGGGCCGGCTGCGGACCGCGGTGCACAACTTCTCCACCCTGGACCTGCCCCCCGACGAGCTGCTCGGACACCTGGACGAGCTGATCAACCGGATCGACCAGAACGAAACCGGGCGGGGGCTCGCGGGCGGGGGCGCGGAGGAGAGCCCCGAGGACTCCCCGGACCGGGCCGCCGAGCCGGCCGGGGTCACCGGTGCCACCTGTCTCTACACGGTCTACGATCCGGTCTCCGGGCGGTGTCTGATGGCCAGCGCCGGCCATCCCGGGCCGGCGCTGATCCGCCCCGGTGGGGCGGTCGAGTTCCCCGAGCTGCCGGCCGGGCTGCCCCTGGGCGTCGGCGGCATGCCGTTCGAGGCCTCCGAGTTCACGCTCCCCGAGGGGAGCCGGCTGGTGCTGTTCACCGACGGTCTGGTGGAGGACCGCGACCGGGACTTCGACACCGGACTGCGGCTGCTGCGCGAGGCGCTGGCACGGCCCGACCGCAGCCCCGACCAGGCCTGCTCGGACGTGCTCGCCACGATGCTGTTCCCGGTACCGAGCGACGACATCGTCCTGCTGGTCGCCGACACCCGGCGGTTGGAGGCCGACCGGATCGCCGAGTGGGAGGTGCCGGGCGAGGCCTCGGCCGTCTCGCGCGTGCGCAACGCGGGTGCGGCGCAGCTCGCCGCCTGGGGGCTGGACGAGCTCTCCTTCCCCGCCGAGCTGATCCTCAGCGAGCTGATCACCAACGCCATCCGGCACGGCAGCGCGCCCGTACGGGTGCGGCTGCTGCGCGACCGCGCCCTCGTCTGCGAGGTCTCCGACGGCAGCAGCACCTCACCGCACCTGCGGTACGCCACGACCACGGACGAGGGTGGGCGCGGACTGTTCCTCGTCGCCCAGTACGCCGCCCGGTGGGGCACCCGTTACACCGAGCGCGGCAAGGTCATCTGGGCCGAGCTGCCGCTGACCGGGGGCCCGGAGCCCCTGGTGCCGGACCCGCTGGACCTGGACGCGCTGGAGGACCTGGCCTGGTGACCTGCGGTCCGGGGTGCGGACGCGGCTCGACCGGGGCCAGGGGCCGGGACCCGGGGCCGGGGCCGGGGGTCACACCGCCCGGGTGCGGGCCAGCAGCACGGCGACGTCGTCCTGCTGGGCGCTGGGCAGCAGCCGCCGCAGGATCCCGTCGCACAGCTCGTCCAGGGGCTGCTCCACCCGGTGCAGGGCCCCCGCCAGCTGGGCCATGCCCTGGTCGAGGTCCCGGTCCCGGGCCTCGATGAGGCCGTCGGTGTAGAGCACGAGCAGGCTCCCCGGCGGCAGCCGTACCTCCTCGGTGCGGAAGTCCTGCCCGCCCGTGCCCAGCGGGGTCCCGGGCGGGCCGTCGAGGAAGGTGATGGCTCCGCCCGGGGTGACCACGGCGGGCGGCGGGTGGCCGGCCCGGGCGATCACGCAGGTGCCGGAGGCCGCGTCGTGGACGGCGTACACGCAGGTGGCCATCTCGTCCTCGCCCAGGTCGGCCACGACGGCGTCGAGCGAGCGGAGCAGCCGCGCCGGGGGCACGTCGTGGCGCGCGAGGGTCCGTACCGCCGTGCGCAGCTGCCCCATGACGGCGGCGGCGTGGACGCCGTGGCCCATGACGTCCCCGATGACCAGCCCGGTCCGGTCGCCGGGCAGCGGGATGACGTCGTACCAGTCCCCGCCGACGTCGTGATCGCTGGCGGGCAGGTAGCGCCCGGTGAGTTCGAGGCCCGGGACCTCGGGCAGCGCGCTGTTGGTGAGGCTGCGCTGGAGGGTCAGGGCCGCCTGGCGCTGGAGGGTGTACATCCGGGCGTTGTCGATGTTGAGGGCCGCGCGGGCGACCAGCTCGTCGACGAGGACGCAGTCCTGCTCGTCGAAGGGTTCCCGCTCGCGCGTGCGGGTCACG
Protein-coding sequences here:
- a CDS encoding glycosyltransferase family 2 protein, producing MQNAAAPARDAADRPVPVLSVVIPIYNEQEALPLTVARLRPILDGMGISYEVVGIDDGSTDATPMIMQKIRQEWPELRIVRFARNSGHQAALTAGIHRAHGEYVVSIDADLQDPPEKIVEMYELAREKNLDIVYGVRGDRGTDTFFKRRTAGVYYWLMRKLVGKNMPNQAGDFRLLSRAAVDALKSLPEHQPVYRLLVPWLGFSSGEVVYVREERVAGSTHYPLSKMIRLALDSITNFSASPLRLATWLGLLSFVICFGLGIYTTVQYALGATVPGWASLFIGMVFLGGVQLVCVGLLGEYIGRIYSAVQARPAYFVGYDSAEDTAAAEHDQRVAEYAA
- a CDS encoding BCCT family transporter is translated as MSAESLEQPRPDTPGGGSGGPSDGAPDHAVVTVGVIAVLAVVAWAALAGDSFDTASSTALSWVLGNFAWLFVIAADVFLVMCVVLAISRFGRIRLGADDSEPEFTNLAWIAMMFSAGMGIGLMFYGVGEPLTHYLAPPPASGAAPRTGAAALAAMEYSFFHWTLTPWAIYGIAGLALAYATFRKGRGNRFSSAFVPLIGEQRANGRPGKAVDLLAVFATVFGTATSLGLGALQVSKGLSLTTGIEDSVTVELVIIGSLSAAFVLSAFSGLHKGVKWLSTINIVLAATLMLFVFVLGPTVYILDVIPAGVGGYLSELVPMASRTGAFTDSKWLGAWTIFYWAWWLSWAPFVGTFIARISRGRTIREFLIGVLLVPSGATVIWFCVMGGTAIRLDSTGAVDFAAEIKDGTEASLFAMLDALPLSAVTSWVAMVLVMTYFVTSADSASLVMGSLTSRGSLNPCTWLVVTWGVLMAAVAAVLLVAGGLKSLQTATILVALPFVIVMMLLCWALVKELRTDPGAGPARHHPLHGMRDAVRAMVGDAITEQGAARHPRLRRVAGSRSGVREHEDGEDPGSPQA
- a CDS encoding glycerate kinase — encoded protein: MTDGAVTEAARVLIAADKFKGSLTAVQVAERVTAGLRRAVPDLEIETLPVADGGDGTVAAAVAAGFERREVRVTGPLGDQVTAAFALRGGTAVVEMAEASGLQLLPAGTFAALTATTYGSGELLKAALDAGARSIVFGVGGSATTDGGAGMLAALGAVFLDANGEPVGPGGGALAKLASADLSGVDPRFAEVEFVLASDVDNPLTGPKGCAAVYGPQKGASPEDVATLDAALAHFAVVLEKSIGAKAAECAVLPGAGGAGGIGYGALLLGAAFRPGIELMLDVLGFAPALERATLVITGEGSLDEQTLHGKAPAGVAAAARAAGKPVVAVCGRLLLTQEALEGAGIRKAYPLTDLEPDPAKSIPNAGPLLEQVAANIAADVL
- a CDS encoding cysteine hydrolase family protein, which encodes MTTTAIEIAPNSALLVIDVQKGFDEESFWGPRNNPAAEDNIAALMDAWQAAGRPVVLVRHASVQPGSVLAADHPGHAFKDLVEKRSQGALVVTKTVNSAFYGTPDLADWLKARGIGQLVLVGIQTNMCVETTARMAGNLGYDVLVPLDATHTFDLAGPAGLALTADELATATAVNLEGGGFARVVTTADLLR
- a CDS encoding GlxA family transcriptional regulator: MRRVAIVVQPGIRSFDLAVITEVWGPNRSRAGVPGFELRRCALEPGPIPLPGGLTLAPDRGLDWLATADLVVVPALAEPADPTPAPVLAALREAHGRGVPVAALCAGAFILAEAGLLEGRRAVTHWWLAPQLAARYPGIVVEDAPLYVEDGGLWTSAGVASGIDLCLHLVREAHGAEAAAAIARSMVTGPFRTGDHAQYLDRPVPAADRTAEALAAVRARALRSLHEPLSVATMAGWAGMSPRSFARHFTAATGTTPHRWLLGHRLDAARKLLERTDHPVPEVARRAGFASEVTFRQHFTACVGLGPRAYRAASCAPAAAPNPPDSVRKGS
- a CDS encoding SpoIIE family protein phosphatase, whose translation is MTGRFGRQPTGWGSRLFARLSRWAHSVAGQVFALQAMIVLLLIAAAAAALVFQARYDSERDARHRALTAAESFAHSPGIAAALLSTDPTALLQPLAEAARRGSGVDFIAVMNTAGIRYTDSRPELIGKRATGDLSRALAGRAFTETFRGEPSDAVRAVVPIRNADGVVIGLVGTGIDVENVSQVVEGQLPLLLGAAAGALLLGTGGAALVSRRLRRQTRGLGAAEMSRINEHHEAVLHAVREGVVIIDADQRLVLANDEARRLLDLPPAPENRHVTELGLDPRTAELLASGQVVTDHVHLAGDRLLAVNVRPTAQYKGMSTGSVVTLRDSTELAALSGRAAVARGRLQLLYDAGVRIGTTLDVVRTAEELSEVAVPRFADFVTVELLEPVLHGDEPSLVTGIYTEMRRAAITGVRADSPLQPVGDIIRFVFPTAPMAAALDAGHAVLAADLNAAMGWRAQDSQGTRVALDYGLHSLICVPLQARGVVLGMANFWRAADTPDAFDEEDRSFAAELGARAAVSIDNARRFTREHAMAVTLQRSLLPRVLPAQNAVHVASRYLPAKAGVGGDWFDVIPLPGGRVALVVGDVVGHGVHAAATMGRLRTAVHNFSTLDLPPDELLGHLDELINRIDQNETGRGLAGGGAEESPEDSPDRAAEPAGVTGATCLYTVYDPVSGRCLMASAGHPGPALIRPGGAVEFPELPAGLPLGVGGMPFEASEFTLPEGSRLVLFTDGLVEDRDRDFDTGLRLLREALARPDRSPDQACSDVLATMLFPVPSDDIVLLVADTRRLEADRIAEWEVPGEASAVSRVRNAGAAQLAAWGLDELSFPAELILSELITNAIRHGSAPVRVRLLRDRALVCEVSDGSSTSPHLRYATTTDEGGRGLFLVAQYAARWGTRYTERGKVIWAELPLTGGPEPLVPDPLDLDALEDLAW